In Streptomyces sp. NBC_01408, one DNA window encodes the following:
- the carB gene encoding carbamoyl-phosphate synthase large subunit codes for MPKRTDIQSVLVIGSGPIVIGQAAEFDYSGTQACRILKAEGLRVILVNSNPATIMTDPEIADATYVEPITPEFVEKIIAKERPDALLPTLGGQTALNTAISMHEQGVLEKYGVELIGANVEAINKGEDRDLFKGVVEAVKAKIGYGESARSVICHTMDDVIAGVDTLGGYPVVVRPSFTMGGAGSGFAHDEEELRRIAGQGLTLSPTTEVLLEESILGWKEYELELMRDTKDNVVVVCSIENFDPMGVHTGDSITVAPAMTLTDREYQRLRDIGIAIIREVGVDTGGCNIQFAIDPVDGRVIVIEMNPRVSRSSALASKATGFPIAKIAAKLAIGYTLDEVPNDITEKTPASFEPSLDYVVVKAPRFAFEKFPLADATLTTTMKSVGEAMAIGRNFTEALQKALRSLEKKGSQFTFVGPVGDKEELLATAVRPTDGRINTVMQAIRAGATQEEVFEYTKIDPWFVDQLFLIKEIADELAAVEKLHPEILAEAKRHGFSDAQIAEIRGLREDVVREVRHALGVRPVYKTVDTCAAEFAAKTPYFYSSYDEESEVAPRTKPAVIILGSGPNRIGQGIEFDYSCVHASFALSDAGYETVMVNCNPETVSTDYDTSDRLYFEPLTLEDVLEIVHAESLAGPIAGVIVQLGGQTPLGLAQALKDNGVPVVGTSPEAIHAAEDRGAFGQVLADAGLPAPKHGTATTFAGAKAIADEIGYPVLVRPSYVLGGRGMEIVYDETRLESYIAESTEISPTRPVLVDRFLDDAIEIDVDALYDGHELYLGGVMEHIEEAGIHSGDSACALPPITLGGYDIKRLRVSTEAIAKGVGVRGLINIQFAMAGDILYVLEANPRASRTVPFTSKATAVPLAKAAARISLGSTIAELRAEGLLPKTGDGGTLPLDAPISVKEAVMPWSRFRDIHGRGVDTVLGPEMRSTGEVMGIDSVFGTAYAKSQAGAYGPLPTKGRAFISVANRDKRSMIFPARELVAHGFELMATSGTAEVLRRNGINATVVRKLSEGEGPNGEKTIVQLIHDGQVDLIVNTPYGTGGRLDGYEIRTAAVARGVPCLTTVQALAAAVQGIDALNHGGVGVRSLQEHAEHLTAARD; via the coding sequence GTGCCTAAGCGCACCGATATCCAGTCCGTCCTGGTCATCGGCTCCGGCCCGATCGTCATCGGCCAGGCCGCCGAATTCGACTACTCCGGCACCCAGGCCTGCCGCATCCTCAAGGCCGAGGGCCTGCGGGTCATCCTGGTGAACTCCAACCCCGCGACGATCATGACCGACCCGGAGATCGCCGACGCCACGTACGTCGAGCCGATCACCCCCGAGTTCGTCGAGAAGATCATCGCGAAGGAGCGCCCCGACGCGCTGCTCCCGACCCTCGGCGGCCAGACCGCGCTGAACACCGCGATCTCCATGCACGAGCAGGGTGTGCTGGAGAAGTACGGCGTCGAGCTGATCGGCGCCAACGTCGAGGCCATCAACAAGGGCGAGGACCGCGACCTCTTCAAGGGCGTCGTCGAAGCCGTCAAGGCGAAGATCGGCTACGGCGAGTCCGCCCGCTCGGTCATCTGCCACACGATGGACGACGTCATCGCGGGCGTGGACACCCTCGGCGGCTACCCCGTCGTCGTGCGCCCCTCCTTCACCATGGGCGGCGCCGGCTCCGGCTTCGCCCACGACGAGGAAGAGCTGCGCCGCATCGCCGGCCAGGGCCTCACGCTCTCCCCGACCACCGAGGTGCTCCTTGAGGAGTCCATCCTCGGCTGGAAGGAGTACGAGCTGGAGCTGATGCGCGACACCAAGGACAACGTGGTCGTCGTCTGCTCCATCGAGAACTTCGACCCGATGGGCGTCCACACCGGCGACTCCATCACCGTCGCCCCGGCGATGACGCTCACCGACCGCGAGTACCAGCGGCTGCGCGACATCGGCATCGCGATCATCCGCGAGGTCGGCGTCGACACCGGCGGCTGCAACATCCAGTTCGCGATCGACCCCGTCGACGGCCGCGTCATCGTCATCGAGATGAACCCGCGCGTCTCGCGCTCCTCGGCGCTCGCCTCGAAGGCCACCGGCTTCCCGATCGCCAAGATCGCCGCCAAGCTGGCCATCGGATACACGCTCGACGAGGTCCCCAACGACATCACCGAGAAGACCCCGGCCTCCTTCGAGCCGTCCCTCGACTACGTCGTCGTCAAGGCCCCGCGCTTCGCCTTCGAGAAGTTCCCGCTCGCCGACGCCACCCTCACCACCACCATGAAGTCGGTGGGCGAGGCCATGGCCATCGGCCGCAACTTCACCGAGGCCCTCCAGAAGGCCCTGCGCTCCCTGGAGAAGAAGGGCTCGCAGTTCACCTTCGTCGGCCCCGTCGGCGACAAGGAGGAGCTGCTCGCCACCGCGGTCCGCCCCACCGACGGCCGCATCAACACCGTCATGCAGGCCATCCGCGCCGGCGCCACCCAGGAAGAGGTCTTCGAGTACACGAAGATCGACCCCTGGTTCGTCGACCAGCTCTTCCTCATCAAGGAGATCGCGGACGAGCTGGCCGCCGTGGAGAAGCTCCACCCCGAGATCCTCGCCGAGGCCAAGCGCCACGGCTTCTCCGACGCCCAGATCGCCGAGATCCGCGGCCTGCGCGAGGACGTCGTCCGCGAGGTCCGGCACGCGCTGGGCGTCCGCCCGGTCTACAAGACGGTCGACACCTGCGCCGCCGAGTTCGCCGCGAAGACCCCGTACTTCTACTCGTCCTACGACGAGGAGTCCGAGGTCGCGCCGCGCACCAAGCCCGCGGTCATCATCCTGGGCTCCGGCCCGAACCGCATCGGCCAGGGCATCGAGTTCGACTACTCCTGCGTCCACGCCTCCTTCGCCCTCAGCGACGCCGGCTACGAGACCGTGATGGTCAACTGCAACCCGGAGACCGTCTCGACGGACTACGACACCTCCGACCGCCTGTACTTCGAGCCGCTGACGCTCGAGGACGTGCTGGAGATCGTCCACGCCGAGTCGCTGGCCGGCCCCATCGCCGGTGTCATCGTCCAGCTCGGCGGCCAGACCCCCCTCGGTCTCGCCCAGGCCCTCAAGGACAACGGCGTCCCCGTCGTCGGCACCTCCCCGGAGGCCATCCACGCCGCCGAGGACCGCGGCGCCTTCGGCCAGGTCCTCGCCGACGCGGGCCTGCCCGCCCCCAAGCACGGCACCGCCACCACCTTCGCCGGCGCCAAGGCCATCGCCGACGAGATCGGCTACCCGGTCCTGGTGCGCCCGTCCTACGTGCTCGGCGGCCGCGGCATGGAGATCGTCTACGACGAGACCCGCCTCGAGTCGTACATCGCCGAGTCCACCGAGATCTCCCCGACCCGCCCCGTGCTGGTCGACCGGTTCCTCGACGACGCCATCGAGATCGACGTCGACGCCCTCTACGACGGCCACGAGCTCTACCTCGGCGGCGTCATGGAGCACATCGAGGAAGCCGGCATCCACTCCGGCGACTCCGCCTGCGCCCTGCCCCCGATCACCCTCGGCGGCTACGACATCAAGCGCCTGCGCGTCTCCACCGAGGCCATCGCCAAGGGCGTCGGCGTCCGCGGCCTGATCAACATCCAGTTCGCGATGGCGGGCGACATCCTCTACGTCCTGGAGGCCAACCCGCGCGCCTCCCGGACCGTCCCCTTCACCTCGAAGGCGACCGCCGTCCCCCTCGCCAAGGCCGCCGCCCGCATCTCGCTCGGCTCCACCATCGCCGAGCTGCGCGCCGAGGGCCTGCTGCCGAAGACCGGCGACGGCGGCACCCTGCCGCTCGACGCGCCGATCTCCGTCAAGGAGGCCGTCATGCCGTGGTCGCGCTTCCGCGACATCCACGGCCGCGGCGTGGATACCGTCCTCGGCCCGGAGATGCGCTCCACCGGCGAGGTCATGGGCATCGACTCCGTCTTCGGCACGGCCTACGCCAAGTCGCAGGCCGGCGCCTACGGCCCGCTGCCCACCAAGGGCCGCGCCTTCATCTCCGTCGCCAACCGCGACAAGCGCTCGATGATCTTCCCGGCGCGCGAGCTCGTCGCCCACGGCTTCGAGCTGATGGCCACCTCCGGCACCGCCGAGGTGCTGCGCCGCAACGGCATCAACGCCACCGTGGTGCGCAAGCTCAGCGAGGGCGAGGGCCCGAACGGCGAGAAGACCATCGTCCAGCTGATCCACGACGGCCAGGTCGACCTGATCGTCAACACCCCGTACGGGACCGGCGGCCGCCTCGACGGCTACGAGATCCGCACGGCGGCCGTGGCACGCGGCGTCCCGTGCCTGACCACGGTCCAGGCGCTCGCCGCGGCCGTGCAGGGCATCGACGCCCTCAACCACGGCGGCGTGGGCGTGCGCTCCCTCCAGGAGCACGCGGAGCACCTGACCGCGGCCCGCGACTAG
- a CDS encoding quinone-dependent dihydroorotate dehydrogenase produces MYKLFFNLVFKRMDPEQAHYTAFRWIRLAARVPVLRTFLAAWLAPRHKGLRTEALGLRMHGPFGLAAGFDKNAVAIDGMSMLGFDHIEIGTVTAQAQPGNPKKRLFRLVPDRALINRMGFNNEGSAAVAARLAARSPVFNTVVGVNIGKTKVVPEEEAVGDYVASTERLARHADYLVVNVSSPNTPGLRNLQATESLRPLLTAVREAADRVVTDRRVPLLVKIAPDLADEDVDAVADLALELGLDGIIATNTTIAREGLGLKSAPSLVKETGGLSGAPVKERSLEVLRRLYARVGDRLVLVGVGGIENAEDAWQRILAGATLVQGYSAFIYEGPCYARAIHKGLAARLANSPYATLAEAVGAETRKAAK; encoded by the coding sequence ATGTACAAGCTCTTCTTCAACCTGGTCTTCAAGCGGATGGACCCGGAGCAGGCCCACTACACGGCCTTCCGGTGGATCCGCCTCGCCGCCCGCGTCCCGGTGCTGCGCACCTTCCTCGCCGCCTGGCTCGCCCCCCGCCACAAGGGCCTGCGCACCGAGGCCCTCGGCCTGCGGATGCACGGCCCCTTCGGGCTCGCGGCCGGCTTCGACAAGAACGCCGTCGCCATCGACGGCATGTCGATGCTCGGCTTCGACCACATCGAGATCGGCACGGTCACGGCCCAGGCCCAGCCTGGCAACCCCAAGAAGCGGCTGTTCCGGCTGGTCCCGGACCGTGCGCTGATCAACCGCATGGGCTTCAACAACGAGGGCTCGGCCGCCGTCGCCGCGCGCCTGGCCGCCCGTAGCCCGGTCTTCAACACCGTCGTCGGCGTCAACATCGGCAAGACCAAGGTCGTGCCCGAGGAGGAGGCGGTGGGGGACTACGTCGCCTCCACCGAGCGCCTGGCCCGGCACGCCGACTACCTCGTGGTGAACGTCTCCTCCCCGAACACCCCGGGGCTGCGCAACCTCCAGGCCACGGAATCGCTGCGGCCGCTGCTGACCGCCGTACGCGAGGCCGCGGACCGGGTGGTCACCGACCGCCGGGTCCCGCTGCTGGTCAAGATCGCTCCGGACCTGGCCGACGAGGACGTCGACGCGGTCGCCGACCTGGCGCTGGAGCTCGGCCTCGACGGCATCATCGCGACCAACACGACCATCGCCCGCGAGGGCCTGGGGCTGAAGTCCGCTCCGTCCCTGGTGAAGGAGACCGGCGGGCTGTCCGGCGCCCCCGTAAAGGAGCGCTCGCTGGAGGTCCTGCGCCGCCTGTACGCCCGCGTGGGCGACCGGCTGGTCCTGGTCGGGGTCGGCGGCATCGAGAACGCCGAGGACGCCTGGCAGCGCATCCTGGCCGGCGCCACGCTGGTCCAGGGCTACAGCGCCTTCATCTACGAGGGCCCCTGCTACGCCCGCGCCATCCACAAGGGCCTGGCCGCGCGCCTGGCCAACAGCCCGTACGCGACGCTCGCCGAAGCGGTGGGCGCCGAGACCCGAAAGGCCGCCAAGTGA
- the pyrF gene encoding orotidine-5'-phosphate decarboxylase, producing MSTVTPFGTRLREAMDTRGPLCVGIDPHAALLAQWGLADDIAGLERFSRTVVEALAESVAVFKPQAAFFERFGSRGVAVLERTVADARAAGTLVVMDAKRGDIGSTMAAYASAFLDPASPLFSDALTVSPYLGYGSLKPAVDLARESGAGLFVLALTSNPEGAEVQRAVREDGRTIGATMLAHLAAENAGAEPMGSFGAVVGATLGDLSSFDLDINGPLLAPGIGAQGATAADLPAVFGKAVRNVVPNVSRGVLKHGPDTAALRASAAAFADEIRAAVSA from the coding sequence GTGAGCACTGTGACCCCGTTCGGCACCCGCCTGCGCGAGGCGATGGACACCCGAGGCCCGCTGTGCGTCGGGATCGACCCGCACGCCGCGCTGCTGGCGCAGTGGGGCCTGGCCGACGACATCGCCGGCCTGGAGCGGTTCTCCCGTACGGTCGTGGAGGCGCTGGCGGAGTCGGTGGCGGTCTTCAAGCCGCAGGCGGCCTTCTTCGAGCGGTTCGGCTCGCGCGGTGTCGCGGTGCTGGAGCGGACCGTGGCCGACGCGCGCGCGGCGGGCACCCTCGTGGTGATGGACGCCAAGCGGGGCGACATCGGCTCGACCATGGCGGCGTACGCCTCGGCCTTCCTGGACCCGGCCTCCCCGCTCTTCTCCGACGCGCTGACGGTCTCCCCGTACCTGGGCTACGGCTCGCTGAAGCCCGCGGTGGACCTGGCGCGGGAGTCGGGCGCCGGCCTCTTCGTCCTGGCCCTCACCTCGAACCCGGAGGGCGCCGAGGTCCAGCGGGCGGTACGCGAGGACGGCCGCACCATCGGCGCGACGATGCTGGCCCACCTGGCCGCGGAGAACGCGGGCGCCGAGCCCATGGGCTCCTTCGGAGCCGTGGTCGGCGCCACGCTGGGTGACCTGTCCTCCTTCGACCTGGACATCAACGGGCCGCTGCTGGCCCCCGGCATCGGCGCGCAGGGCGCCACGGCCGCCGACCTGCCGGCCGTGTTCGGCAAGGCCGTGCGCAACGTCGTGCCGAACGTCTCGCGGGGCGTCCTGAAGCACGGCCCGGACACCGCGGCCCTGCGCGCCTCCGCGGCCGCCTTCGCGGACGAGATCCGCGCGGCCGTCTCCGCGTAG
- a CDS encoding integration host factor, which produces MALPPLTPEQRAAALEKAAAARRERAEVKNRLKHSGASLQEVIKTGQENDVIGKMKVSALLESLPGVGKVRAKQIMERLGISESRRVRGLGSNQIASLEREFGTPAG; this is translated from the coding sequence GTGGCTCTTCCGCCCCTTACCCCTGAACAGCGCGCAGCCGCGCTCGAAAAGGCCGCCGCGGCTCGCCGGGAGCGGGCCGAGGTCAAGAATCGACTCAAGCACTCCGGCGCCTCGCTCCAAGAGGTCATCAAGACGGGCCAGGAGAACGACGTCATCGGCAAGATGAAGGTCTCCGCCCTGCTGGAGTCGCTGCCTGGCGTGGGCAAGGTGCGCGCCAAGCAGATCATGGAGCGCCTCGGCATCTCCGAGTCCCGGCGTGTTCGAGGTCTCGGCTCCAACCAGATCGCTTCTCTGGAGCGTGAGTTCGGCACTCCTGCCGGCTGA
- the gmk gene encoding guanylate kinase, whose product MAAEVRPRLTVLSGPSGVGKSTVVAHMRKVHPEVWLSVSATTRKPRPGERHGVHYFFVNDDEFDKLIANGELLEWAEFAGNRYGTPRGAVLERLENGEPVLLEIDLQGARLVRESMPEAQLVFLAPPSWDELVRRLTGRGTESAEVIARRLEQAKIELAAESEFDTTLVNTSVEDVARELLALMEVV is encoded by the coding sequence ATGGCAGCAGAGGTTCGTCCGCGGCTGACCGTGCTCTCCGGCCCCTCGGGGGTCGGCAAGAGCACGGTCGTCGCGCATATGCGCAAGGTCCACCCGGAGGTATGGCTCTCGGTGTCGGCCACCACCCGCAAGCCGCGGCCCGGTGAGCGACATGGAGTCCACTACTTCTTCGTCAACGACGACGAGTTCGACAAGCTGATCGCCAACGGCGAGCTGCTGGAGTGGGCCGAGTTCGCGGGCAACCGCTACGGCACACCGCGCGGCGCGGTACTGGAACGCCTGGAGAACGGCGAGCCGGTCCTGCTGGAGATCGACCTTCAGGGCGCCCGGCTGGTCCGGGAGTCCATGCCCGAGGCCCAGTTGGTCTTCCTGGCCCCGCCGAGCTGGGACGAGCTGGTCCGTCGGCTGACCGGCCGCGGCACCGAATCGGCCGAGGTCATCGCGCGCCGCCTGGAGCAGGCAAAGATCGAACTCGCTGCCGAATCGGAGTTCGACACCACCCTTGTCAACACCTCCGTCGAGGACGTAGCCCGTGAGCTGCTAGCCTTGATGGAAGTTGTCTGA
- the rpoZ gene encoding DNA-directed RNA polymerase subunit omega: MSSSITAPEGIINPPIDELLEATDSKYSLVIYAAKRARQINAYYSQLGEGLLEYVGPLVDTHVHEKPLSIALREINAGLLTSEAIEAPAQ, translated from the coding sequence GTGTCCTCTTCCATCACTGCGCCCGAGGGCATCATCAACCCGCCGATCGACGAGCTGCTCGAGGCTACTGACTCGAAGTACAGCCTCGTGATCTACGCGGCCAAGCGCGCGCGTCAGATCAACGCGTACTACTCGCAGCTCGGTGAGGGCCTGCTCGAGTACGTCGGCCCGCTGGTGGACACCCACGTCCACGAGAAGCCGCTTTCGATCGCGCTGCGCGAGATCAACGCGGGTCTGCTGACCTCCGAGGCCATCGAGGCCCCGGCTCAGTAA
- the coaBC gene encoding bifunctional phosphopantothenoylcysteine decarboxylase/phosphopantothenate--cysteine ligase CoaBC — MGKPKVVLGVSGGIAAYKACELLRRLTESGHEVRVVPTAASLNFVGEATWAALSGNPASTEVWETVHEVPHVRIGQSADLVVVAPATADLLAKAAHGLADDLLTNTLLTARCPVVFAPAMHTEMWEHPATQENVATLRRRGAVVIEPAVGRLTGKDTGKGRLPDPEEIFEVCRAVLRRGGLPGGTAEPDLVGRHVVISAGGTREPLDPVRFLGNRSSGKQGYALARTAVARGARVTLVAANTALADPAGVDLVRVGTAVQLREAVLEAARDADAVVMAAAVADFRPAEYASGKIKKKDGQEPAPVALVRNPDVLAEISADRAREGQVVVGFAAETDDVLANGRAKLKRKGCDLLVVNEVGEAKTFGSEENEAVILASDGAELQVPYGPKEALAEVIWDQVAPRLSPRRA; from the coding sequence GTGGGTAAGCCGAAGGTCGTGCTGGGGGTCAGCGGCGGGATCGCCGCCTACAAGGCGTGCGAGCTGCTGCGCCGGCTGACCGAGTCCGGCCACGAGGTACGGGTGGTGCCCACGGCGGCGTCCCTGAACTTCGTCGGCGAGGCCACCTGGGCCGCCCTCTCCGGGAACCCCGCCTCCACCGAGGTGTGGGAGACCGTCCACGAGGTGCCGCACGTGCGCATCGGCCAGTCCGCCGACCTGGTCGTCGTCGCCCCGGCCACCGCGGACCTGCTGGCCAAGGCCGCCCACGGACTGGCCGACGACCTGCTCACGAACACCCTGCTCACCGCGCGCTGCCCGGTGGTCTTCGCCCCGGCCATGCACACCGAGATGTGGGAGCACCCGGCCACCCAGGAGAACGTGGCCACGCTGCGCCGGCGCGGAGCCGTCGTCATCGAGCCCGCCGTCGGCCGGCTCACCGGCAAGGACACCGGCAAGGGGCGGCTGCCCGACCCCGAGGAGATCTTCGAGGTGTGCCGGGCCGTCCTGAGGAGAGGCGGTCTGCCGGGCGGGACGGCGGAGCCGGACCTCGTCGGCCGCCATGTGGTGATCAGCGCCGGCGGTACGCGGGAGCCGCTGGACCCGGTGCGCTTCCTCGGCAACCGCTCCTCCGGCAAGCAGGGGTACGCGCTCGCCCGCACCGCCGTGGCGCGCGGGGCCCGGGTCACCCTGGTCGCGGCCAACACCGCGCTGGCCGACCCGGCCGGGGTGGACCTCGTACGCGTCGGGACGGCCGTGCAGCTGCGGGAGGCGGTGCTGGAGGCGGCCCGGGACGCCGACGCCGTGGTGATGGCCGCGGCCGTGGCCGACTTCCGGCCCGCCGAGTACGCGTCCGGCAAGATCAAGAAGAAGGACGGGCAGGAGCCCGCCCCCGTCGCGCTCGTGCGCAATCCGGACGTACTCGCGGAGATCTCGGCCGACCGGGCCCGGGAGGGGCAGGTGGTGGTGGGGTTCGCCGCCGAGACCGACGACGTGCTGGCCAACGGCCGGGCCAAGCTCAAGCGCAAGGGCTGCGATCTGCTCGTCGTGAACGAGGTGGGAGAGGCCAAGACCTTCGGCTCGGAGGAGAACGAGGCTGTGATCCTGGCCTCGGATGGAGCCGAGCTACAGGTTCCCTATGGTCCGAAGGAAGCTCTGGCAGAGGTGATCTGGGACCAAGTGGCCCCCAGGCTTTCCCCGCGACGCGCCTGA
- the metK gene encoding methionine adenosyltransferase, giving the protein MSRRLFTSESVTEGHPDKIADQISDTILDALLREDPTSRVAVETLITTGLVHIAGEVTTKAYAPIAQLVRDKILEIGYDSSKKGFDGASCGVSVSIGAQSPDIAQGVDTAYEKRVEGDEDELDKQGAGDQGLMFGYACDETPELMPLPIHLAHRLSKRLSEVRKNGTIPYLRPDGKTQVTIEYDGDKAVRLDTVVVSSQHASDIDLDSLLAPDIREFVVEHVLAQLIEDGIKLDTEGYRLLVNPTGRFEIGGPMGDAGLTGRKIIIDTYGGMARHGGGAFSGKDPSKVDRSAAYAMRWVAKNVVAAGLASRCEVQVAYAIGKAEPVGLFVETFGTAKVEIQKIEDAIGQVFDLRPAAIIRDLDLLRPIYAQTAAYGHFGRELPDFTWERTDRVDALRAAAGL; this is encoded by the coding sequence GTGTCCCGCCGCCTGTTTACCTCGGAGTCCGTCACCGAGGGCCACCCCGACAAGATCGCTGACCAGATCAGCGACACGATCCTCGACGCCTTGCTGCGCGAGGACCCGACCTCGCGTGTGGCCGTGGAGACGCTCATCACCACCGGTCTCGTGCACATCGCGGGAGAGGTGACGACGAAGGCGTACGCGCCGATCGCTCAGCTCGTCCGCGACAAGATCCTCGAGATCGGCTACGACTCCTCGAAGAAGGGCTTCGACGGCGCCTCGTGCGGCGTGTCGGTGTCCATCGGGGCGCAGTCCCCGGACATCGCGCAGGGTGTCGACACCGCGTACGAGAAGCGTGTCGAAGGCGACGAGGACGAGCTCGACAAGCAGGGCGCGGGCGACCAGGGCCTGATGTTCGGCTACGCGTGCGACGAGACGCCCGAGCTGATGCCGCTCCCGATCCACCTGGCGCACCGGCTCTCCAAGCGGCTGTCCGAGGTCCGCAAGAACGGGACCATCCCGTACCTGCGTCCCGACGGCAAGACCCAGGTCACCATCGAGTACGACGGTGACAAGGCCGTTCGCCTGGACACCGTCGTGGTGTCCTCGCAGCACGCCTCGGACATCGACCTGGACTCGCTGCTCGCTCCCGACATCCGTGAGTTCGTCGTCGAGCACGTGCTGGCCCAGCTCATCGAGGACGGCATCAAGCTCGACACCGAGGGCTACCGGCTCCTGGTGAACCCGACCGGCCGTTTCGAGATCGGCGGCCCGATGGGCGACGCCGGCCTGACCGGTCGCAAGATCATCATCGACACCTACGGCGGCATGGCCCGCCACGGTGGCGGCGCGTTCTCGGGCAAGGACCCGTCCAAGGTCGACCGCTCCGCCGCGTACGCGATGCGCTGGGTCGCCAAGAACGTGGTCGCCGCGGGTCTGGCCTCGCGCTGCGAGGTCCAGGTCGCGTACGCGATCGGCAAGGCCGAGCCGGTGGGCCTGTTCGTCGAGACCTTCGGCACCGCCAAGGTGGAGATCCAGAAGATCGAGGACGCGATCGGGCAGGTCTTCGACCTCCGCCCCGCCGCGATCATCCGCGACCTGGACCTGCTGCGCCCGATCTACGCGCAGACCGCCGCCTACGGCCACTTCGGCCGTGAGCTCCCCGACTTCACCTGGGAGCGCACCGACCGCGTCGACGCCCTGCGCGCCGCCGCCGGTCTGTAA